From Hypomesus transpacificus isolate Combined female chromosome 3, fHypTra1, whole genome shotgun sequence:
AATGGCTCTCTTGTCCTCTTTGTCTGGTATCCCACAACCCCCTcggtccacccccccccccatcctcccaacCAACCTTGGTTTAGAGAAAAATGTGGTCTTGTAAAACCAGCTGATTAGCACAGGAGGAAATGGGCCATCTACAGGTCCCCATGATCAGAGCGGTGTCCATCTCTTCTAGCCGTTTTCATTGCTCAATCAAAATCAGTCAAATGTTTTGACTTGCTGTCAGTAACATGCGTCCGATATTTCTCCACAGCGCTGGAACGCCAATGAGTCGAATGCAGAGGAATATGAAGCAGAAGGTGAGGATAGATCGAAACGTGCTCAGATGGAATCATTCTATCAGCTACAATTGACTTTATCCACATCTATCCATAGGCTAAAAGGTTTTCTAAACTCATCTTAGTCCTGAAATAGGAAACCCTTTCAGACTGTATGGATGTATAAATTACAAGGGGTATGAATTACTTGAACTAAATCAATTTATAATGTTATAATCTATGCCGTTAAACCACAAATTAGATAGGCACAGTCCTTGGTAAATTACAGCTCCTGTATCTGCATAATAAAGCATATTCAGACAAGAATCTAGAGTGCACATATCATATGTGGTCAAATCATCTGGGTCCCGTCTGCGTGCTGTGACCAGGTCAGCTGCAGCTGTGGAACCCTGATGAGCCAGGCACCCCCCGGGGCTCGGCAGCACCCCTGTCCCAGCGCCTGGaggacaggctgagggaggccTGCCAGGGCCTGGCCCTACCCTGGGATGCAGCCGCCAGCCTGCCTGAGCTGCTGGCGCTCTGCGAGCACCTGGGCCTGGAGGTGAGGACGAGCCAGCGGAACCTGGGTGATGGGGAGGACCATACCAGGGATAGGGGGAGGACCATACCAGGGATAGGGGGAGTATCATACCAGGGATAGGGGGAGGACCATACCAGGGATAGGGGGAGTATCATACCAGGGATAGGGGGAGGACCATACCAGGGATAGGGGGAGGACCATACCAGGGATAGGGGGAGGACCAAACcagggatagggggagggaaaggaggaggagttaGGAACCATTTGATGAAGTTTGGCTTCCCCATATTACAACGTATTTATTTAGCGAACACTTTTATCCCCCAAATATACAAATGTTGCAtctgtacagtaagtacatcaGATAATTAAGGGCCAGAAGTGCACAATTCAAACTATATTTCAGTGGTTGGTGCCTGACATTGCAACAACAACAGGAACTCAACTCCGTAATTTGCATACAGAGTGGGTTTTGTTTGTTGTAGTGACAAAGTCGGTACTAGATGTAGCCGGTGAGGGTGCCGTGTTCTGATTGAAGAGGTTGGTTTGTTTGCAGGTGACTGAGGATGTGGTCCAGAGTCTGACAGGAGATGGAGTGATGAGTGTCCAGGAGTTTGTGTCCAGGGTTGTGAATTCCAGCAAACCCCCCACGCCGTCTGCCTCCACGCCTTACAGACAGCTGAAGAGACACCACTCCACTCAGGTAACCCTCCACTTCTCTAAAGAAACTCTTTAAACGGGAACAGGAGCTCCTCAAAAatctttttacatttttttatcaacAGTTTCATTTGAGTTCatttgtagtaaaaaaaaaaagatgtacagGTGCATTCTTGTTACTCTCAACTGTTAACTAGCAGATTAACCTAAAGCCTAGTCTTACTTTCGATGAAAATACATCTTCAATCTATGATGACTAAACAGTAGTTCTTACAAACGATATATATAGTAAATCTATGTCATTCATACATATTTGACACATTCTAACGTCAAACTCGTGTGTCCCTCCAGCCGTTTGACGAGGCCGGACGAAGGATGGCCGCACCCTCGGCCATGAGCAGCACCATCGGCACGCGGCTCTTCTCCACCCTGGACGACGGGACGGGCTACACGACCGTGGACAACGTCTTGGATGCCTGGATGGAAGAGGGCATCGAGAACAGCCCTGAGATCCTACAGGTGACACCTCTCCCACTGACCCTCTGTCTTAACCTGGGCCTCTTTGGTGGTTTCGAGGCGACTGTATTGTACGTCCGTGTGGCTGAGATGACTGTGCCCGTGTCTGTTGGAGATGACCTGatctctgcttgtgtgtgtgtgtttgtgtttgtcatgcaGGCCTTGGATTTTGACCTGGAGGGAAAACTGAGCCTCCGTGAGCTTACTGTTGCACTAGAGAACGAACTCCTCATCACCAAGAATGGGATTCACCAAGCGGCTCTCGCTAGCTTCAAAGCTGAAATCAGGCATCTTCTGTAAGTGTATAGACTATGTATATGGTACATTCAGATATATCTAAAGACGTAGATGGAGAGATATGAGTAGATAAATACATAAAGAGAGACATAGATAGAAATGGACGTGGCATTTTTTGGGAATCCGCATTAGCTTTAATACACATCTCCAGTTTTAATGGACTTAATCCGTGTAATTGGCGTGTTGCTCAGGGAACGCGTGGACCGTGAGctcagggagaaggagaagatccGTTCTGACCTGGAGAAAGCAGAGAAGCTCAAAACCCAGCTGGCCACTGAGGTGGACGAGCATCACTCTGCCATCGAGCGCATGAATGACCTAAATATCAGGTAACaaactccccccctctctttccctcattcACTGTCTTTACTGTATCTCCAATATCTCTCGCTCTGACGATGAGTCTCTTAATATCAGTTCAGAAAAAGCTCTATTGATATGAAATACAAATATTGCCAGAGCAACAATACAATTAGAACAATATCAATGATAGtaataaagagagaaggaagaatgtTTTGAAATAGAGAAAAATTAAACAATccaaataaattaaatgttgtgtgtgtgtagtgaaagCTGTGTAATgaagtgtgcgtgcgtgcgtgtagtGAAGGCTGTGTaatgaaggctgtgtgtgtgtagtgaaggctgtgtgtttgtgtgtgtaatgaaggctgtgtgtgtgtgcatgtaatgaAGGCTCCCCCGTGTGTTTGCAGGAAGCTGGAGCAGGACCACAGGGAGAGGCTGGCGGCGGTGCGGTCCGAGTTGCTCAGGGAGATGGCTCAGGTGCAGCAGCAGGCGGGCCAGCAGCGCGAGGAGCTGGAGATCCAGATGGAGAAGATCAGGGAGGACGAGACCTTCCTGAGGGACCACCTCTCCATCACTGTCAAGGTGACACCAACATGGCGAGACGCTACGGCTCGTTGGGTTTCTGAATATTGGTCATAATAGTCATGTTTATTTAGCTGATGCTTTTAGTTCATGCAGTGTGtaggaggatttgaacctgcaatctcttgatctgcagtgaaaTGCTCTACAACAAAGCTATGCCCATGCTGTAGGTAGTGATTGAATGTGTAGGATGTTCGGTGGGGTGATGGTGGGCTGTGTCTCTCAGGAGAACAGACGTCTTGAGATGGAGCTACTGGACAACACTGAGAAACTGGTGGAGGCGGAAAACCAGGTCAGCAAACTTCAGAAGAACCTGGACAACATTCTCAAGGAAAAGGTAGAGTAAAAAAGCTCCAACAGAGAAAGCACCATTTTTTGTTgcacatcaaatcaaatgtgtttgtatagccctttttacacgcaagcatgtcacagagggcttcacatacgcccatagaactgacCCTCAACAtcacatacattttttgttgtcAACTTCTGATTATCTCTTGGTGTTTTTTCTGTAGTTTGGAGACTTGGATCCTGGCAGTGCAGAATTCTTCCTGCAGGAGGAGCGACTCCGACAGTTACGCAGCGGTTATGAGGAGCAGTGcagggtaggacacacacaccgtggTCTTAGGAAACTGACATTGGCCTTGAGATTGTTTGCTAGTTCCAGCTAACTTCTGTCCTCCTGAGGACGTTTGTTTCTTGCAGTTCCACTTTAGTCTGGCTTTTTTGGAGGATGAGTCTCGTTGTTGTTTTGCAGGAGCTACAAGATCGCATCGATGAACTGCAGGCCCAACTCCAGGAGTTCCACAGCCTGGGCCGAGccccccagctctgctccaAGTCCTCCCTGCTGGACGAGTTGGAAAGCAAGAGCCCTGGCATGGAGTCAGACCCAGGTAACACCTCCAACACAGATGCCAGAGATTCATACttctacattttattcatttaggtGACACTTTTAttcaatatatttttattttatattatattatataattGTATACAAATATACTGCAAATAGGaagtacagcagaaaatcaaggatcagcAGTGCATGGTTCTACCAGTACTTCAGTGTTCAGAGTCTAGGAACAGTATGTATTTACTGACCAAAATGTACATTCCAAATAAACTACAACTCAGCTACCAGTTGTGGGGAACATAAAAAATACTTGATCATGGTAGCTGATTAATGTATGGGGAACTCAAATTATATTCTACCATGCAATAGTAACATCTCAATTCCTCCACTACAGTCTTACAATAACGTCTCGATTACAGTAATACATGTACGCCATTGGGAACAGCTAGCTAAGAAACACGAGGGACTTATCATTGTTGTTATAATGCTCATGATTGCGGTTTGATTGGTTGTCCAGGTATTGGCTCGGAGGAGGGCCAGCCTTTCAACATGAGTCTGGAGGCTGAGATGATGTTAGAGCAGCTAAAGGAGCAGCACCTTCAGGAAATTGAAAATCTACGCACTCAACTTGAAAGCAAGGCACGTCCGCTTTCTAGTGTTTCAACGTGCTTCCTGAACACCTTCTCAAAAatattcattcatccatcccgCTGCGCTCATTTGTTAAAACCTCATCCTTTTTTGCAGATCATTGAATTTGAACAAAACGTGGAGGTGCAGAAGGCGGCCCACGAGGAACACAGAGAGGCCATTTCTCTCCAGTACCAAGAGGAGATCCAGgccctgagggaggagatgTCCAGCATCCAGAACCGAGCCCAGGAGCTCCAGAACCAGCtagagcaggcagagcaggagcGGGCCAGCCTGGAGCTGaggcaggctggggagagggaggaactgGCCGACCAGCAGGATGAGGAGGTCGGTACCCTCAGACAGGAGCTACTGCAGGCCCACACCCATGTCGCAGACCTGGAGGACCAGCTGAAGGCCTTGGAGGACCAGCATGCTGAGACGGAGCTGGGAATGGAGGCGGAGAAGGAAGAGCTGAGGAGGCTTAATGCGCTGGAGCTCCACAGGCTGGAAGAAGAGCATGAGCAGCTGGTCGaggccaggctggaggaggagaggaagcagatGCAGGAGGAGAGAACCGAGGTCGAAAAGCAACTGTTAGAGGAGTGGAAACGGGAGAGCGAGGTTTTACGGCAGAGCCATGAAGAAACCATGAGGGCCAGAGTAGAGGAGCTGAGCGTTATGTTCCAAGCAGAGCGCGAGGAGCTGGAGATGAGCCTGAcggaggagtgggagaggaagagagcccAGCTGGACGAGCAGAGTAACGAGTCCCTGCAGgcggtgctggaggaggagatgctGCGACTGGTCCGAGAACACGAGGAGCGGGAGAGCAGGCTCCGAGCGCAGTGGGACTCGGAGAGAGCCCAGCTTCGGGACGACCAGGAGGCGTCTCTCCTCGCCAGGCTGGCGGAAGAACGGGAgaagctccagcagcagcacgagcagagggaggagaagctggTGGAGGattggaagagggagaggatgcaGCTGGAGGGGGACTACGAGGGGATGATCCTGGAAAGGGTGaacgaggagaaggagaaactcgaggcggagaaggaggagctggagaagcggCTGGTGAggctgatggaggaggagaagacccGCCTGGAAGAGAGCCAAAGGGAGGCTGTGCAGGAACTGTGCACCAGGCACAAGGACGAGAGGGAGCAGCTTAGCAGCCTACTGGACAAGCTCCGAGACGACATCAGTGAAGAGAGGTAAGATTTGTCTTTAAGGGCTGGGGTTGGTATTTTGGGATGTAATCACGTCCAAGATGAATGATCTGTCCATGCAACAGGTGAGAGTGAGACTTTTGTATGTTTGAAATGTGGGCACTTTGGGGCATAACTGTCATTGATTAACCATGTGCAGGAAAGAACTGGAGAGCCACTTTTCCCAACGAATCAAGGAGGTTGAGAATCGGTTCTCAGGTGACCAGGACGCAGTTTCAGAGCAATTCCAGACTGACGTAGCTAACCTGGAGCAGCACTATCACAATGAACTGAAGGCCCTGTCAGATAGGCACGCTGAGCAGAAATTCAAATgggagctggaggtggagaaggcCATACAAGAGGCTGAGGAGCAGAGAAGCATGCTGCAGGAGTCCATGAAGAAAGAGCGGGAGTTCCTCCACCAGGAGTGGGAAAAGGAGCAAGAACAGCTGCAGAGCGCTCACAAGGCGGAAATAGACGAGCTGATGGAAAAGAACCTGGAGCTCCAGAGAGACCTGGAGAGTTCCGTTAGCTCAGCTCAGACTAAAGAGATTGAGCTGAGTAGAAAGCTGAATGAACTTCACAACAGACTGGAGGAGAACCTTGAGACCAAAGATGAGCTTCTAGCTCAGTCTGAGAATAGGGCGCAAGAAATTGAACTTCTGCTGAACCAGGCAATTGAGGATTTTAAGCAGGAGAAGGCTGAACTTCAAAGCTGCCTGTC
This genomic window contains:
- the nin gene encoding ninein isoform X2 translates to MDDSQQDQYEERLKEVFESFDGSGAGSLCPEELSDLCQALHLEEATPALLHVLLQGQNDLTGRIVFNQFKDALIQVLSSTIAAPPPSQEPGTTHDSPEVHPKFVRGSKRYGRRSTPEFIESVTEFSEVVSADATEEQGAEENDDTVPRKRERWNANESNAEEYEAEGQLQLWNPDEPGTPRGSAAPLSQRLEDRLREACQGLALPWDAAASLPELLALCEHLGLEVTEDVVQSLTGDGVMSVQEFVSRVVNSSKPPTPSASTPYRQLKRHHSTQPFDEAGRRMAAPSAMSSTIGTRLFSTLDDGTGYTTVDNVLDAWMEEGIENSPEILQALDFDLEGKLSLRELTVALENELLITKNGIHQAALASFKAEIRHLLERVDRELREKEKIRSDLEKAEKLKTQLATEVDEHHSAIERMNDLNIRKLEQDHRERLAAVRSELLREMAQVQQQAGQQREELEIQMEKIREDETFLRDHLSITVKENRRLEMELLDNTEKLVEAENQVSKLQKNLDNILKEKFGDLDPGSAEFFLQEERLRQLRSGYEEQCRELQDRIDELQAQLQEFHSLGRAPQLCSKSSLLDELESKSPGMESDPGIGSEEGQPFNMSLEAEMMLEQLKEQHLQEIENLRTQLESKIIEFEQNVEVQKAAHEEHREAISLQYQEEIQALREEMSSIQNRAQELQNQLEQAEQERASLELRQAGEREELADQQDEEVGTLRQELLQAHTHVADLEDQLKALEDQHAETELGMEAEKEELRRLNALELHRLEEEHEQLVEARLEEERKQMQEERTEVEKQLLEEWKRESEVLRQSHEETMRARVEELSVMFQAEREELEMSLTEEWERKRAQLDEQSNESLQAVLEEEMLRLVREHEERESRLRAQWDSERAQLRDDQEASLLARLAEEREKLQQQHEQREEKLVEDWKRERMQLEGDYEGMILERVNEEKEKLEAEKEELEKRLVRLMEEEKTRLEESQREAVQELCTRHKDEREQLSSLLDKLRDDISEERSEASRLAEENLVLRHKISALKEEDLRESQEEMLLKLEHFRKEKTVAQKLADNYKRQISELRLRSQQLEDENGFLAQKNTENARGVEELGQQLEALLRQKEKKEAVKEQHNLSTEERTKMAVCVSALEVELTKALEGSALLEEGKAQLSQQLSSLREKVEPLESQLSQLLQERQSADKQTQSLRSQLAKAQERFQALDETLQAVNLQSARLKSDLRVSQQEKDALKQEVISLHKQLQNANDKNQVLEIVLHSSGFQSQHKKLYRDELARLVEQEQELVRKENDRLQMEVHNTKGDLLLSREKIRQLEAQALSLKQQKQQGQSSLARALEQDKVSLRRELESLQKELVAVRSRSCEEGAEVPRELEMLRQENEGLKTQMSRLHSQLIETLQAQLGGLLPPSPRRLPGERRGPHRGEDPNHPENMPEAMPEQRSAHADSYRRIGGL
- the nin gene encoding ninein isoform X1 encodes the protein MDDSQQDQYEERLKEVFESFDGSGAGSLCPEELSDLCQALHLEEATPALLHVLLQGQNDLTGRIVFNQFKDALIQVLSSTIAAPPPSQEPGTTHDSPEVHPKFVRGSKRYGRRSTPEFIESVTEFSEVVSADATEEQGAEENDDTVPRKRERWNANESNAEEYEAEGQLQLWNPDEPGTPRGSAAPLSQRLEDRLREACQGLALPWDAAASLPELLALCEHLGLEVTEDVVQSLTGDGVMSVQEFVSRVVNSSKPPTPSASTPYRQLKRHHSTQPFDEAGRRMAAPSAMSSTIGTRLFSTLDDGTGYTTVDNVLDAWMEEGIENSPEILQALDFDLEGKLSLRELTVALENELLITKNGIHQAALASFKAEIRHLLERVDRELREKEKIRSDLEKAEKLKTQLATEVDEHHSAIERMNDLNIRKLEQDHRERLAAVRSELLREMAQVQQQAGQQREELEIQMEKIREDETFLRDHLSITVKENRRLEMELLDNTEKLVEAENQVSKLQKNLDNILKEKFGDLDPGSAEFFLQEERLRQLRSGYEEQCRELQDRIDELQAQLQEFHSLGRAPQLCSKSSLLDELESKSPGMESDPGIGSEEGQPFNMSLEAEMMLEQLKEQHLQEIENLRTQLESKIIEFEQNVEVQKAAHEEHREAISLQYQEEIQALREEMSSIQNRAQELQNQLEQAEQERASLELRQAGEREELADQQDEEVGTLRQELLQAHTHVADLEDQLKALEDQHAETELGMEAEKEELRRLNALELHRLEEEHEQLVEARLEEERKQMQEERTEVEKQLLEEWKRESEVLRQSHEETMRARVEELSVMFQAEREELEMSLTEEWERKRAQLDEQSNESLQAVLEEEMLRLVREHEERESRLRAQWDSERAQLRDDQEASLLARLAEEREKLQQQHEQREEKLVEDWKRERMQLEGDYEGMILERVNEEKEKLEAEKEELEKRLVRLMEEEKTRLEESQREAVQELCTRHKDEREQLSSLLDKLRDDISEERSEASRLAEENLVLRHKISALKEEDLRESQEEMLLKLEHFRKEKTVAQKLADNYKRQISELRLRSQQLEDENGFLAQKNTENARGVEELGQQLEALLRQKEKKEAVKEQHNLSTEERTKMAVCVSALEVELTKALEGSALLEEGKAQLSQQLSSLREKVEPLESQLSQLLQERQSADKQTQSLRSQLAKAQERFQALDETLQAVNLQSARLKSDLRVSQQEKDALKQEVISLHKQLQNANDKNQVLEIVLHSSGFQSQHKKLYRDELARLVEQEQELVRKENDRLQMEVHNTKGDLLLSREKIRQLEAQALSLKQQKQQGQSSLARALEQDKVSLRRELESLQKELVAVRSRSCEEGAEVPRELEMLRQENEGLKTQMSRLHSQLIETLQAQLGGLLPPSPRRLPGERRGPHRGEDPNHPENMPDERESMMIRMEERMREIELSLHNVKLLLKEKVYQLKEQLHRNGKSDVLIKDLYVENAKLLKALEMTEQHQKITDKKNYLLEEKISSLNKIVRDLNPASLTPVPFHFTCS